In a genomic window of Mycolicibacterium neoaurum VKM Ac-1815D:
- a CDS encoding BlaI/MecI/CopY family transcriptional regulator, with translation MQQRGLGDLEATVMDRVWASADGATVRDIFEQLADARQIAYTTVLSTMDNLYRKGWVRRDREGKAYRYWPTMTREERSAQLMRAAFDSGGDAEAVLAFFVDQMSAEESAKLRAALRHAPKRQR, from the coding sequence ATGCAGCAGCGCGGTCTGGGTGATCTCGAAGCGACGGTCATGGACCGCGTCTGGGCGTCCGCTGACGGCGCCACCGTCCGCGACATCTTCGAACAGCTCGCCGATGCTCGCCAGATCGCCTACACGACTGTGCTGTCCACGATGGACAACCTCTACCGCAAGGGGTGGGTCCGGCGGGACCGCGAGGGCAAGGCGTACCGGTACTGGCCGACCATGACGCGTGAGGAGCGGTCGGCACAACTGATGCGCGCGGCGTTCGACTCGGGCGGCGATGCCGAGGCGGTGTTGGCATTCTTCGTCGACCAGATGTCGGCGGAGGAATCGGCGAAACTCCGGGCCGCGCTGCGACACGCACCGAAGCGGCAGCGATGA
- a CDS encoding M56 family metallopeptidase, giving the protein MTIAAYLLAYGAVIIWAAPALLHKLTGAGLNPRLGVAAWLTAIAVVVLAWSVSVLVIVSAAVSGLPGSATIVLCLEMIGVPERSLTPGAASLALLIGAGVVISMMVGIQVGRAVAGFRARSAEHARAARIIGMPTDRQDVFVIDADRAAAYCVAGRPHAIVLTSAAVRTLDEAQLGAVLAHEQAHLAGRHHHLLMVLRALSHSLSRLPLFTRAVGAVAALLEMCADDTAARRHGRGAVIAGMVKLAGPAPVGGLSVGARAVHTRVARLRDPAGPLATGCHQILTIVVIAATVCVPVLINLLCQH; this is encoded by the coding sequence ATGACGATCGCTGCGTACCTGCTGGCTTACGGCGCGGTGATCATCTGGGCGGCGCCGGCGCTGCTGCACAAGTTGACGGGCGCAGGACTCAATCCGCGCCTGGGCGTGGCCGCCTGGCTCACCGCCATCGCGGTGGTGGTGCTGGCGTGGTCGGTCTCGGTGCTGGTGATCGTGAGCGCCGCCGTCAGTGGACTACCGGGGTCGGCGACGATCGTGTTGTGCCTGGAGATGATCGGGGTCCCGGAGCGGTCGCTGACCCCCGGGGCGGCGAGTCTGGCCCTGCTGATCGGTGCCGGCGTCGTGATCTCGATGATGGTGGGGATCCAAGTCGGTCGCGCGGTGGCCGGCTTTCGGGCACGCAGCGCCGAACATGCCAGGGCCGCCCGCATCATCGGCATGCCGACAGACCGGCAGGACGTGTTCGTCATCGACGCCGATCGCGCCGCGGCGTACTGTGTCGCCGGCCGTCCGCACGCCATCGTGCTCACCAGTGCCGCGGTGCGCACCCTGGACGAGGCGCAGCTCGGTGCTGTGCTCGCCCACGAGCAGGCGCATCTCGCGGGACGTCACCACCACCTGCTGATGGTCTTGCGGGCGCTGTCGCACAGTCTTTCTCGGCTCCCGCTGTTCACCCGTGCTGTCGGCGCAGTTGCCGCACTGTTGGAGATGTGCGCCGATGACACCGCGGCGCGCAGGCACGGTCGCGGGGCGGTGATCGCCGGGATGGTCAAACTCGCCGGCCCCGCACCGGTCGGCGGGTTGTCCGTCGGCGCCCGCGCGGTACACACCAGGGTGGCCCGGTTGCGTGATCCGGCCGGACCGCTGGCCACCGGTTGCCACCAGATCCTGACGATCGTGGTCATCGCGGCGACCGTGTGTGTGCCGGTGCTGATCAATCTGCTGTGTCAGCACTGA
- a CDS encoding L,D-transpeptidase yields the protein MGRVQATGRRRGVVSTVVCLLTLCAVVIGMTGCGSRQAPVAQPETIAEKGTPYGDLLVPELRMSVTDGAIGVPVETPVTVRAEAGVLDNVTLVNEQGRVVKSELSPDGVSWRSAEPLGYNRQYTLHAEALGLGGRTGITAKFETHSPQNLTMPYVIPGDGQVVGVGQPIAVSFDEPIPDRLAAQKAITVTTNPPVEGAFYWLNSREVRWRPAEYWQPGTEVEVQVRTYGVDLGDGLFGQDNVTSRFTIGDEVIAIADDSTKTLTVRVNGAVAKTIPISMGKNATPTDNGVYIIAERLPFMVMDSSTYGVPVNSPDGYRTEVNWATRMSYSGIFVHAAPWSVGSQGYANVSHGCLNASTENAKWFYDNTKRGDIVEVVNTVGPTLSGTDGLGDWNIPWSQWKAGNANL from the coding sequence ATGGGACGAGTCCAGGCCACCGGGCGGCGGCGCGGCGTCGTGAGCACGGTTGTCTGCCTGCTCACGCTCTGCGCCGTGGTCATCGGCATGACCGGATGCGGCAGCCGGCAGGCACCGGTGGCACAACCGGAGACGATTGCCGAAAAGGGCACCCCCTACGGCGATCTGCTGGTGCCCGAACTACGCATGTCGGTCACCGACGGCGCCATCGGCGTTCCGGTCGAGACACCGGTGACGGTGCGCGCGGAGGCCGGCGTGCTGGACAACGTGACCTTGGTCAACGAACAGGGCCGGGTGGTCAAGAGTGAGCTGAGCCCCGACGGGGTCAGCTGGCGTTCGGCAGAGCCGCTCGGCTACAACCGGCAATACACCCTGCACGCCGAGGCACTCGGCCTCGGCGGGCGCACCGGCATCACGGCGAAGTTCGAGACCCATTCCCCGCAGAACCTCACCATGCCCTATGTGATCCCCGGCGACGGTCAGGTGGTCGGGGTCGGACAGCCGATCGCGGTCAGCTTCGACGAACCGATCCCCGACCGATTGGCCGCCCAGAAAGCCATCACCGTCACCACGAACCCGCCTGTGGAGGGCGCGTTCTACTGGCTCAACTCCCGCGAGGTGCGCTGGCGCCCCGCCGAATACTGGCAGCCCGGTACCGAGGTCGAGGTTCAGGTGCGCACCTATGGCGTGGACCTCGGTGACGGACTGTTCGGACAGGACAATGTCACCAGCCGATTCACCATCGGCGACGAGGTCATCGCCATCGCCGACGACAGCACCAAAACGCTGACCGTGCGGGTCAACGGCGCGGTGGCCAAGACGATCCCGATCTCCATGGGCAAGAACGCCACCCCCACCGACAACGGGGTGTACATCATCGCCGAACGGCTGCCGTTCATGGTGATGGATTCGTCGACCTACGGCGTCCCGGTGAACTCACCGGACGGGTACCGCACGGAGGTCAACTGGGCCACGCGGATGTCCTACAGCGGGATCTTCGTGCATGCCGCGCCATGGTCGGTGGGCAGCCAGGGCTATGCCAATGTGAGCCACGGGTGCCTCAACGCCAGCACGGAGAACGCAAAGTGGTTCTACGACAACACCAAACGCGGCGATATCGTCGAGGTGGTGAACACGGTGGGGCCGACACTCTCGGGCACCGACGGACTCGGCGACTGGAACATCCCGTGGTCGCAGTGGAAGGCAGGCAACGCCAATCTGTGA
- a CDS encoding DsbA family protein — MLKTPIGRTLLTAAVVIIVAAIGIVVLVLRTGGGPEQVPTATGGVEVVRPDSHRLDDPPDATATFVEFLDFECEGCRAAYPIVEQLRTEYGDRVEFVLRYFPLPGHVNAERAARAVEAAARQGRLEAMYRMMYETQSQWGERRTPADAVFRGFAEELGLDMARFDSDYADPETAARVRRDVEDGVALGVQGTPTFFIDGQQIPVYRTEDLREALERALD, encoded by the coding sequence GTGCTGAAGACCCCGATAGGCCGGACGTTGTTGACCGCTGCGGTGGTCATCATCGTCGCCGCCATCGGCATCGTCGTGTTGGTGCTGCGCACCGGCGGCGGGCCGGAACAGGTGCCGACCGCCACCGGTGGGGTGGAGGTGGTCCGCCCCGACAGTCACCGCCTCGACGATCCGCCCGATGCCACGGCGACGTTCGTCGAGTTCCTGGATTTCGAATGCGAGGGATGCCGGGCCGCCTACCCGATCGTCGAGCAGTTGCGCACCGAGTACGGCGATCGGGTCGAATTCGTGTTGCGGTACTTCCCGCTGCCGGGCCACGTCAACGCCGAACGGGCCGCGCGTGCGGTCGAGGCGGCCGCACGGCAGGGCCGATTGGAGGCCATGTATCGCATGATGTACGAGACCCAGTCGCAGTGGGGTGAGCGTCGTACGCCTGCCGATGCCGTCTTCCGCGGCTTCGCCGAGGAGTTGGGCCTGGACATGGCCCGATTCGACAGTGACTACGCCGACCCCGAGACCGCTGCACGGGTCCGTCGGGATGTCGAGGACGGTGTCGCGCTGGGTGTGCAAGGCACGCCGACGTTCTTCATCGACGGGCAGCAGATTCCGGTGTACCGGACCGAAGATCTCCGCGAAGCGCTGGAGCGTGCACTTGACTAG
- a CDS encoding serine hydrolase yields the protein MASTERAVAAADCPAGDAQCALRERLVAAENYLANRPGTVGFVLRDRATGAKYRNANAATPIWTASTIKLAMVADLLAREQSGTVRLTADDREQMVAMLRSSDNAAADALWSEYGGTANVFNANFPRYGMTGVRPQPGFGDVYPYWGFQKGTADDFDALMNYVLDRLSAANSAAVVAEMQRVEGGQRWGVWGAGPAMAPGAKDGWSQEQGGWVVNSVGFAGPQQRYTLSIMNALGGEGGYDDGVETTTNVARILLSP from the coding sequence ATGGCGTCGACCGAACGAGCGGTGGCGGCGGCAGACTGCCCGGCCGGGGATGCGCAGTGTGCCCTGCGTGAGCGTCTGGTCGCCGCCGAAAACTATCTGGCCAACCGACCCGGCACGGTGGGATTCGTGTTGCGAGACAGGGCCACCGGGGCCAAGTACCGCAACGCGAACGCCGCCACGCCCATCTGGACGGCATCGACGATCAAGCTGGCGATGGTGGCCGACCTGCTGGCGCGAGAACAATCGGGAACGGTGCGCCTGACGGCCGACGATCGTGAGCAGATGGTCGCGATGTTGCGAAGCTCCGATAATGCTGCCGCCGATGCGCTGTGGTCCGAGTACGGCGGAACGGCGAACGTCTTCAACGCCAACTTTCCCCGCTACGGCATGACCGGTGTGCGGCCGCAGCCGGGGTTCGGCGACGTCTACCCGTACTGGGGATTCCAAAAGGGCACGGCCGATGATTTCGACGCGCTGATGAACTACGTCCTCGACAGGCTCAGCGCTGCCAATTCCGCGGCGGTCGTGGCCGAGATGCAGCGTGTGGAGGGTGGCCAGCGGTGGGGGGTGTGGGGCGCCGGTCCGGCGATGGCACCCGGGGCGAAGGACGGTTGGTCCCAGGAGCAGGGCGGCTGGGTGGTCAACAGTGTCGGCTTCGCCGGGCCGCAGCAGCGGTACACGCTGTCGATCATGAATGCCCTCGGCGGCGAGGGTGGCTACGATGACGGTGTCGAGACCACCACGAATGTGGCGCGAATCCTGCTGTCGCCGTAG
- a CDS encoding serine/threonine-protein kinase produces MHEGTPFGRYRLATMLGRGGMGEVWRAFDTAMNRWVALKVLPPSLADDNTYQRRFRREAQVAAGLDEPHIVPIHDFGEIDGRLYVTMRLIEGRTIQELLEGGPLPPHRAVGIAEQIAAALHAAHTVGLVHRDVKPSNILVTPADFAYLIDFGIARASDGTKLTSTGSTIGTVAYMAPERLSTDSSDARADIYALTCVLHECLTGRQPFPGDSVERQITGHLTLPPPRPSMMQPGVPVLMDQVIATGMAKNPEHRYATTGDLAAAARAAIAAPAAAYRPTVAAHWPPPHPAPQQSWPAAPAWQPAAAARPWWRGPAVLVAIALLAAVVIVATTVLLASRNDTMSNASQRVSSPAATDRRITPTNTSAPRTVPPTATSTAVSAPDLQNAKGLDGLLQTIRAKFGDTMGFSLVVYPGHAVYDRPTPTNANAKDSFTYRGDGWEEWGPTMSTSAFDILVDLGQINTNAVAGVLGNAPQHTGAPVGSDSYLIIEGTEGGGLDLIIHSTEPGTGFLRLNPDGSIKQVYPP; encoded by the coding sequence GTGCACGAAGGGACCCCGTTCGGCCGGTATCGCCTGGCGACCATGCTGGGCCGTGGCGGCATGGGCGAGGTGTGGCGCGCCTTTGACACCGCCATGAACAGGTGGGTGGCACTGAAGGTGCTGCCGCCCAGCCTCGCCGACGACAACACCTACCAACGACGGTTCCGCCGCGAGGCCCAGGTGGCCGCGGGGCTGGATGAACCGCACATCGTCCCGATCCATGATTTCGGCGAGATCGACGGACGGCTGTACGTCACCATGCGCCTGATCGAGGGCAGGACCATCCAAGAACTGCTCGAGGGCGGACCGCTGCCGCCGCATCGGGCGGTCGGCATCGCCGAACAGATCGCCGCGGCACTGCACGCCGCACATACCGTCGGGCTGGTGCACCGCGACGTCAAACCGTCGAACATCCTCGTGACACCCGCCGATTTCGCCTACCTCATCGACTTCGGGATCGCCAGGGCCTCCGACGGAACGAAATTGACCAGTACCGGTTCCACGATCGGCACCGTCGCGTACATGGCACCGGAGCGATTGTCGACCGACAGCTCGGATGCGCGTGCCGATATCTACGCACTGACTTGCGTACTGCACGAATGCTTGACCGGGCGGCAACCGTTTCCCGGTGACAGCGTCGAACGTCAGATCACGGGTCATCTCACGCTGCCACCACCCCGACCGTCGATGATGCAACCCGGGGTTCCGGTGCTGATGGATCAGGTCATCGCGACCGGGATGGCCAAGAATCCCGAACACCGCTATGCGACGACGGGTGACCTTGCCGCCGCTGCCCGTGCCGCGATCGCCGCGCCGGCCGCCGCCTATCGACCGACCGTGGCCGCCCACTGGCCACCACCACATCCCGCGCCGCAGCAATCGTGGCCGGCCGCACCGGCGTGGCAACCGGCCGCTGCCGCGCGACCATGGTGGCGCGGACCGGCCGTCCTGGTCGCGATCGCGCTGCTCGCCGCCGTCGTCATCGTTGCGACGACAGTTCTGCTGGCATCCCGGAATGACACCATGTCGAACGCGAGCCAGCGGGTCAGTTCCCCCGCCGCAACCGATCGTCGCATCACGCCGACGAACACGTCTGCCCCACGGACTGTTCCACCCACGGCAACCTCGACCGCGGTAAGTGCCCCGGACCTCCAGAATGCCAAGGGACTGGACGGGCTGCTCCAGACGATTCGCGCCAAGTTCGGTGACACCATGGGCTTCTCGCTGGTGGTCTATCCCGGCCACGCGGTCTACGACCGGCCCACCCCGACGAACGCGAACGCCAAGGACAGCTTCACCTATCGCGGCGACGGCTGGGAGGAATGGGGCCCGACGATGTCGACCAGCGCCTTCGACATCCTGGTCGACCTCGGCCAGATCAATACGAACGCCGTCGCCGGTGTGCTGGGCAATGCACCGCAGCACACCGGTGCGCCGGTCGGCTCGGACAGTTACCTGATCATCGAAGGCACCGAAGGCGGCGGCCTGGATCTGATCATCCACTCGACCGAGCCGGGGACCGGCTTCTTGAGGCTGAACCCGGATGGCAGCATCAAGCAGGTCTACCCGCCGTAA
- a CDS encoding TetR/AcrR family transcriptional regulator, which yields MARRRGWGGDPPHSDEEATARIVTTAVELVSSTGAAISLADVANSLGVIRQTVYRYFPTSDALMHAVAMASVDAFLDRLSTAVEGIHDPAEAITEGTVFTLDEVTRTPHLGILLSESYPYDHSGALTSAEARAIGMRMIDRFDVDWSAHGYDETSLGELVEFTLRTMLSFFVAPNTDRTPQELRKFLRRWLGGAVAAQQAQSPR from the coding sequence ATGGCGCGCAGGCGCGGCTGGGGCGGCGATCCCCCGCACAGTGACGAGGAGGCCACTGCGCGGATTGTCACGACCGCCGTCGAACTGGTCAGCTCCACCGGCGCGGCAATCTCGTTGGCCGATGTCGCGAACTCACTGGGCGTCATCCGGCAGACCGTCTATCGCTACTTCCCCACCTCCGACGCGCTGATGCATGCGGTGGCCATGGCCTCGGTGGACGCCTTCCTCGATCGACTCTCCACGGCCGTCGAAGGCATCCACGATCCAGCCGAGGCCATCACCGAGGGCACCGTGTTCACCCTCGACGAGGTAACCCGCACACCGCATCTGGGCATCCTGCTGTCGGAGTCCTATCCGTATGACCACAGCGGCGCGCTCACCTCCGCGGAGGCACGGGCCATCGGCATGCGGATGATCGATCGTTTTGATGTCGACTGGTCCGCGCACGGTTACGACGAAACCAGCTTGGGTGAACTCGTCGAGTTCACCCTGCGCACCATGCTGTCCTTCTTCGTCGCGCCCAACACCGACAGGACACCGCAGGAACTTCGAAAGTTCTTGCGCCGCTGGCTCGGCGGAGCGGTCGCCGCCCAACAGGCGCAGAGCCCACGCTGA
- a CDS encoding metal-dependent hydrolase, translating to MTDLQVRKMRFAFADYDVPFLWNETNPAFSAMANAVSFLAIAFEKMIVSTMAEAKPLLADSPIADEADAFVRQEGQHSMAHRQHARGLIKAYPALKETLDQVIAAFDDLVENKPLKYRLAYTADLEATFTPVFKLMLDNDDTLFAPGDDRVASLFLWHFVEEVEHRSSALIIYNDLVGDPWYRARVAPSIFKHVMDVVRMACDGFNRHLPLEVRKVDAVSTFALERRKNALLRRIGRRPDYGPLQAPFPHLGLREQLAALVGIVRSQIPGHDPTHEKLPVLADEWFRRYDEGYDVTQWYTNQKASADV from the coding sequence ATGACCGATCTTCAGGTGCGCAAGATGCGCTTCGCCTTCGCCGATTACGACGTGCCGTTTCTCTGGAATGAGACAAATCCCGCGTTCTCGGCCATGGCCAATGCCGTCTCCTTCTTGGCGATCGCCTTCGAGAAGATGATCGTCAGCACGATGGCCGAGGCGAAGCCGTTGCTCGCCGATTCGCCGATCGCCGACGAGGCCGACGCGTTCGTCCGCCAAGAGGGCCAGCACTCGATGGCACACCGCCAACACGCCCGCGGACTGATCAAGGCGTATCCGGCGCTCAAGGAAACCCTCGACCAGGTCATCGCTGCCTTCGACGATCTCGTCGAGAACAAACCGCTGAAGTACCGGCTGGCCTACACCGCCGACTTGGAGGCCACGTTCACCCCGGTGTTCAAGTTGATGCTCGACAACGACGACACTCTGTTCGCGCCCGGCGACGACCGGGTGGCCTCGCTGTTCCTATGGCACTTCGTCGAGGAGGTCGAACACCGCAGCTCGGCGCTGATCATCTACAACGATCTGGTCGGCGATCCGTGGTACCGCGCACGTGTGGCACCGTCGATCTTCAAGCACGTGATGGACGTCGTGCGGATGGCCTGCGACGGGTTCAACAGGCATCTCCCGCTGGAGGTCCGCAAGGTTGATGCGGTGTCGACCTTCGCCCTGGAGCGGCGAAAGAACGCTCTGCTCAGGCGCATCGGTCGCCGCCCGGATTACGGCCCGCTGCAAGCGCCGTTCCCGCATCTGGGTTTGCGCGAACAGCTGGCGGCCCTGGTGGGTATCGTCCGCAGTCAGATTCCCGGCCACGATCCCACGCACGAGAAGTTGCCTGTGCTGGCCGACGAATGGTTCAGACGCTACGACGAGGGATACGACGTGACACAGTGGTACACGAATCAGAAGGCATCCGCCGATGTCTGA